One window of Camelina sativa cultivar DH55 chromosome 4, Cs, whole genome shotgun sequence genomic DNA carries:
- the LOC104781367 gene encoding protein disulfide isomerase-like 1-3 translates to MDGTSNEHPRAKADGFPTILFFPGGNKSFDPITVDVDRTVVELYKFLKKHASIPFKLEKPATPEPVISTKKSDEKIEGDSGKDEL, encoded by the exons ATGGATGGTACCAGCAATGAGCATCCTAGAGCAAAG GCTGATGGGTTCCCAACAATCCTGTTCTTCCCCGGTGGAAACAAGAGCTTTGATCCG atcacAGTGGATGTTGACAGAACAGTAGTGGAACTGTACAAATTCCTGAAGAAGCATGCATCAATCCCATTTAAACTTGAGAAACCAGCGACGCCTGAACCGGTGATCTCGACCAAGAAATCTGATGAGAAGATCGAGGGTGATAGTGGCAAGGATGAGTTGTGA
- the LOC104784077 gene encoding protein disulfide isomerase-like 1-3: MDNEDYGEAVSGFFGVTGTAPKVLVYTGNEDMRKFILDGELTVKNIKTLAEDFLADKLKPFYKSDPLPENNDGDVKIIVGNNFDEIVLDESKDVLLEIYAPWXNPRCFVLSFLDLSFLFFNLVRVL; the protein is encoded by the exons ATGGACAATGAGGATTATGGAGAAGCAGTTTCTGGATTCTTTGGTGTTACCGGCACTGCCCCCAAG GTTCTTGTATACACTGGAAATGAAGATATGAGGAAATTTATTCTGGACGGTGAATTGACAGTTAAGAACATTAAG acaCTTGCGGAAGATTTTCTAGCAGACAAACTGAAGCCTTTCTACAAGTCAGATCCACTACCTGAAAAT AATGATGGTGATGTAAAGATCATTGTGGGAAATAATTTTGATGAGATTGTTCTTGATGAGTCAAAGGATGTTCTTCTCGAG ATATATGCTCCTTGGNTGAATCCAAGGTGTTTCGTGCTTTCCTTCTTGGatttatctttccttttttttaacttagtcagagttttgtaa
- the LOC104784078 gene encoding protein disulfide isomerase-like 1-3, with protein sequence MASSSTSRISLLLLVSFLLLVNSRASSVSDLDEELAFLAAEESKEQQSHIGHEEHDQYRDFENYDDLEEQGGGGGGGEYHHGGYEGEEEPLPTVDEKDVAVLTKDNFTEFVRNNSFAMVEFYAPWCGACQALAPEYAAAATELKGVAALAKIDATEEGDLAQKYEIQGFPTVFLFVDGVMRKTYEGERTKDGIVTWLKKKIAYAHISLYGNNFSKPIQAPEHHHHCSNPCLCPTLCRPSHTGENHSFGPSFNVTSSLDIDYCFLH encoded by the exons ATGGCGTCGTCATCTACAAGCCgtatctctctccttctcttagTCTCTTTCCTTCTTCTCGTTAACTCGCGTGCGTCCAGTGTCTCGGATCTCGACGAAGAATTGGCTTTCCTCGCCGCCGAGGAGTCAAAGGAACAACAAAGCCACATCGGCCACGAGGAACACGATCAGTACCGTGACTTCGAGAATTACGATGATCTCGAGGAgcaaggaggaggaggaggaggcggcgAGTATCATCACGGAGGCTACGAGGGGGAAGAGGAGCCGTTGCCAACTGTCGACGAGAAGGACGTCGCTGTTTTGACCAAGGACAATTTCACGGAGTTCGTCCGCAACAATAGCTTCGCCATGGTGGAGTTTTACGCTCCGTGGTGTGGCGCTTGTCAGGCTTTGGCCCCCGAGTACGCCGCCGCGGCGACGGAGTTGAAAGGCGTTGCGGCGCTCGCTAAGATCGACGCCACCGAGGAAGGGGATTTGGCTCAGAAGTACGAGATTCAGGGCTTCCCCACCGTTTTCTTGTTCGTCGACGGAGTTATGCGCAAGACCTACGAAGGCGAAAGGACTAA GGATGGAATTGTGACTTGGCTGAAGAAGAAG ATTGCTTATGCTCATATCTCACTCTACGGCAACAACTTTAGCAAACCAATTCAAGCTCCAGAGCATCACCACCATTGCTCAAACCCTTGCCTTTGCCCTACCTTATGTAGACCTTCTCATACCGGTGAGAACCACAGCTTTGGCCCCTCTTTCAACGTCACCTCGTCATTGGATATAGACTATTGCTTCCTCCATTGA